The following coding sequences are from one Spirochaetota bacterium window:
- a CDS encoding CoA transferase, which produces MNPSALSDIKVVEWSESVSGPYCGKLLADLGAEVIKIERPGFGDRSRSYGPFPQDIPHYEKSGLFLYLNTNKKSVTLDVTKATGAEIFRELVKSADVLVENNPPSLVEKLCLNFKNLKKLNKKLIVTSITPFGYTGPYRDHKACELTSFNLSGLAFTNPYVGVDNIEEQPPLKGPPHQGEIIAGLGGAITTMSAIFACNISGFGQHVDISEQEALTSMIRRDLGLYNYEGIIKTRIKGSQPQVEFVMGHCKNGYFYMLCNTDKFWDAWVELMDSPDWTKEAFCQDRASRRENWYKIRPRIEEWSEGQLLEDIVSEAQSRRIPCMPINTIEELYKSELLKDRDYFVEIDHKEAGKIKYPGAPYKLSQTPWHIKSPAPLLGEHNDKILGGQLGYSRKDLVKMRVEGVI; this is translated from the coding sequence ATGAATCCATCAGCGTTATCTGACATAAAGGTAGTAGAGTGGAGCGAATCTGTCTCAGGGCCTTATTGCGGGAAGCTTCTTGCTGATTTGGGGGCTGAGGTTATAAAAATTGAAAGGCCTGGTTTTGGGGACCGATCCAGGAGCTACGGCCCTTTTCCGCAAGACATACCTCACTATGAAAAGAGCGGTCTATTTCTATATCTCAATACCAATAAAAAAAGTGTAACCTTAGATGTTACAAAAGCGACTGGTGCTGAGATTTTTAGAGAATTAGTAAAATCTGCAGATGTTCTCGTTGAGAACAATCCCCCTAGTTTGGTTGAAAAGCTATGTTTAAATTTTAAAAATTTAAAAAAGCTTAATAAAAAATTAATTGTAACATCGATTACTCCCTTTGGATATACTGGACCCTATCGAGATCACAAGGCATGCGAGCTTACCAGCTTTAATTTAAGCGGTTTAGCATTTACCAATCCTTATGTTGGTGTAGATAATATTGAGGAACAACCACCCTTGAAGGGGCCACCGCATCAAGGTGAAATTATTGCTGGTTTAGGAGGAGCAATAACCACAATGTCAGCTATTTTTGCATGTAACATATCAGGATTTGGGCAACACGTAGACATATCAGAGCAGGAAGCCTTAACCTCTATGATCCGACGAGACCTTGGCCTTTATAATTATGAGGGTATAATTAAGACTAGGATTAAGGGGAGTCAACCTCAGGTTGAATTTGTGATGGGTCATTGTAAAAATGGTTACTTCTATATGCTTTGTAATACTGACAAGTTCTGGGATGCCTGGGTGGAGCTGATGGACAGTCCTGATTGGACAAAAGAAGCCTTTTGCCAGGATCGCGCTTCAAGGCGGGAAAATTGGTATAAGATCAGGCCAAGGATAGAGGAGTGGTCAGAAGGACAACTTCTCGAGGATATAGTCAGCGAAGCTCAATCGAGACGCATTCCCTGCATGCCCATCAACACCATTGAAGAATTGTACAAATCTGAACTTTTAAAAGATCGAGACTATTTTGTAGAAATTGATCATAAAGAGGCTGGCAAAATAAAATATCCGGGGGCACCTTATAAATTATCACAAACCCCTTGGCATATTAAGTCTCCTGCTCCTCTTTTGGGTGAACACAATGATAAAATTCTTGGTGGACAACTCGGTTATTCCAGAAAGGATTTAGTAAAGATGAGAGTAGAGGGAGTAATATGA